Part of the Candidatus Paceibacterota bacterium genome, TAACGTGAAGCGGACGCAAGTACACGGTGTCCAAAAAATGGGGGGAAGGGATCAGGAACCTCGCGATGTCTGATGTCCCCCCTCCCTACCAGGCCCCCGAGTCCTGATTGCACAGGATGGCGCGAGGGCGAGCGGGTAACAAGGCCTGCATCGTAACTCAGGCCCCGGCTTTGTAGGGAGCGGGGGAGCAGGCAGGGCTCGTTTCCTCTTGTGCCGTGACCGGCTGAGGGGCTGTGCGCGGGCGCGCTGGATGGTGCCCTGACGGCTCAGGGGTGTGGAGAGGCCTGATCGGGAGCTTCCCCCCCCCCCCCTGCCCTGCCTGCTCCCCTGCTCCCCACAAAGCTGGGCACTCCTGACGAGGAAGGCGATGGGGACAGAGAGTGACTTACCGGCCCTACTGCTTCTGCAACCGATAGAGCCGGTTGGGGCGGGTGCTGCCTGAAGGATCAGTGAAAGTAAACGATCCGCCCGAATCGATAGTCGTGGTGCCGATAGCTGTCCAGGTGTTGAGATCTTGTGAACTCAGGATGCTATATGTCTGTCCCTTCTGACCTGTTCCGCTCAAGATCACCGGGCCGCCAGCCGAAGTCTGGACCTGGAGCTCTGCTGGAAGAGCGACCGGGATATCCTCTAGGCGATAAATACGGCTTTTCTGGCAGTTGCCGACCGGATCAGTGAACTCACCCAACCCGTTCGCGCCGAGCGTCATGGTGCCGATAATCGCCCATGTCCTGAGGTCTTGCGAGCACACTACCTTATAACTCTGGCCAGGTTGGCCTGTGGCTGTCAAAGTCACTGAGCCGCCGGGCACCGCGTGAACTTGCAGTTTGGGAGGCATGGCCAAAATACTGATCGTCCCCAGTGTGGTGTTCGCTTCACGACCCCGAATAATCAGTTGGTGCGCCCCCGCCGAAAGGGCAAATACTTTTGGGGCGTACTGCGACGAGGCAGGAGCGCCATTGCCATTGCCTCTCCAGGATACGGTCTGCTTCGTCAGCGATGTGCTGACTGGGATGTCCCAGATCATCAAGGGATCGGTCGGCTCTGCGTCAATGTTGACGTAGAACGAGTTTTGACCGTCGTTGGGCGCGCGGACGAGTGCCGAAACAAGGTAATTTCCGGCATGGACGATGTTGAAGTTGTAGGCGGCCCGACCACCGTTGTTAACCCCCGTCAGTGCCAATTGGGACAAAGTTCCATTGCTGGCAATGAAGGGGGCGCTGAACGTGCCGGAGTCCGCGGCAAAGGTCGTCCCCGACGGCGGCTGCGCAGCGGCGACGGACACGTTTGCGGCGGCAGAGCTGACCATGCTGCCGGAGCCATAAATGACCTTCGCGCTCACGCCGTAACTACCCGCGCTCACATTATTCCAGGAATAGCTGTATGGCGGCACGCCATCTGACCCGAGCAGCTTCGTGCCGTTATAAAACTGAACCTGTGTGATCAAGCAACCGTTGGAGACAACACTGGCGGTTAACGGAATGGTGGCCGGCGGGCTATAAACTGCGCCATGGGCTGGCGATGTCAGCGCAATAGACGGTTGCGGCACATGGGTAACCGTCACACTAACCGGAGCGGAGGCGACCGTGCTGCCGGAACTATAGACAGCTAGCGCCGTCAGGCTGTAGCTGCCGGGGCCGACATCAACCCAACTGAAGGTGTAGGGCGCCGAGGAGCGCGCTCCGAGCATCTTCGTGCCACTGGAACCTTGTACATAGAACTGCACGCTAGTGATGCTGGCGCCGTTTGGGTTAACACTGGCAGCAACGTTGATGGTTGCTGGCGCCAGGAACCCCGCGCCGTTGGCTGGTGAAGTCAGCCAGATGGAGGGAGGCGCACTCGGCCCCGGGATAGTGCAGTTGACCTCGCTGGAGTAATCGCTCTCCAGCCCGTTGGTGCTGAAAGCTGTAACGGCGAAGTAGTAGGTCGCGCCCTGGACGAGATTTGAGGCTGTCACAGTGAGAGCCTTTCCCGCTGGAATGACATTGGTATAGTTCCGGCTGGCGGGCCCCAAATAGAGGCGGTACCCTGCTATACCCGTGCTCGGGCTGGGGTCCCAGGCAAGGGTAACGGCGCTCCCCCCATGGGAGGATGAGGCGAGCGTAGCCCCAATCAGAACTGTGCCGAAGCTTCGAAACAGACTGCGAAGGCAGGCCAGCCGACGGGAAGAATCGCCCGATCGGTCGAGTTGGAACAGATCGCGGATCCGGCGCTGGTGACGCGGGTTCATTCAGCGGGCTGGAGCCAACTTGCCGGGCTCACGCGTTACTGCCCATACCACTCTCGGAAGTGAACACAGGTTCATGGCGCCAATTTGCCCCAAAAGCACGTTGGCGCTACAAGGAAGGTCCTTGCAGAACCTTAGGAAAGACCCTTGGTACGAACCAAGTGCCCCCAGGAGCCGCGATGGTCAGGATTCTTGCGACGCCAGCCCTGTCTTGAGGGCGAAGCGGACCAACCCGGGGATGTCGAAGATATTGAGGCGCTGCATCAACTTGGCGCGGTGGTATTCCACAGTCTTGGGGCTGACTTTCAGGGTGAGCGCGATTGCCTTGGTGGTTTGGCCCTCGGCGATGAGTTGGAGAATCTCGCGCTGGCGGGCCGACAACTGCTCGACCGGGCTGCGAGCGTGAGCGATTTGGTGCAAGGGAAGTTGGTTTCGCAGGCGCGTTTCGATTTCCCGGCTAAGATAGATTTCTCCGCCGGCCACCCGTTGCACGGCTACCTTCAATTCCGCTATAACCGCTTTCTTGAGAACGTAACCGCGAGCGCCCACCTTTAACGCGCGCCAGACATACTGGTCATCATCGTGCCGCGAGAGAATGATTACGTGCGATTGCGGACAAGCCTTGACAATGCGTTCAGTCGCCTCCAAACCGTTAAGGCCGGGCATGGAGATATCCATCAAGATCAGGTTGGGGTGGGCCGACTTGGCCAGGTCTATGGCCTCACGACCGTCATTGGCCTCGCCGACCAATTCAACGCCGGGGAGTTCCCTAAGTGCCTGGCTAATGCCGCCGCGAACGATCGGATGATCATCTGCCAGGACAACACGAATCGGCTTTGGCGACTTCGGTTTCATATCAAGCCTCCGTCGTCCGCCATCTCAGCGGGAACCAAGCATGTATCTCAGAGCCTTGGCCGGGTGCGGACTTGCATTCAAAGCCGCCGTCAGTGAGCGTGGCGCGTTCTTCCATGCTCAATAGGCCCAGGCTGGCGCCCAGCACCGCCCGTTCCCGGACCGCGGCGGCATCGAATCCGATACCGTCATCACGCACGAACAGATGCAGAAAGCCGTTTTGTCTTTGCAGTTCCACCTTTACGCTGTGAGCTCGTGCGTGCCGCGACACGTTAGTAAGAGCTTCCTGGGCGATGCGGAAGCAGGCGGTTTCTACGACCGGGTCGAGACGCTGGTCTAGAGTGTCGGCCTGAAATTCGACCTGAAGCCCGGCCGCTGCAGCCTGACGGTTGATATACCACCGCAGCGCCGGCTCCAGCCCCAAATCGTCCAGCATGGACGGTCGTAGATTCAGGGACAAATCGCGCACTTGTCCGAGCACGCGCTCGACAGCTTGAAGACTTTCCTTCAGACGCACCCTAAGTGAAGTCCCTCGTGACGATTGCACCACGGCCTGAAGATTCATCTCCGCCACTGTAAGTGTCTGCCCCACCTCATCGTGGAGTTCTCGCGCAATGTGCCGTCGTTCCGTCTCCTGGGACTCAACCAGGCGACGCGACAGGAGTTGCAGCTTCTCATTGGATTCCAGAAGCCTGGCTTCGGAGCGCTTCCGGTCGCTGATGTCCTGGTAACAACTGACAACGCCGATGATCAAACCCTCCGAGTCGCGTAGCGGAACCACATTCGCCAGGACCGGAACGCGTGTCCCATCGGGGCGCCCAATGATCAACTCTCGGTTCCGCAAAGGAGTGCCCGTGCGCAGCACTTCGGCTGCCGGCGATTCGGCATGGGGCATTGGCATACCGTCCGGGTAGAAGAGCAATTGTGCGCCGCAGTAGCGGTGGTTTGGGGCCTGGTCGCCCGGATCGTAGCCCCACATCTCGACGGCTGTGTGATTGTAGAGTTGGAGACTGCCGAATTGATCGCAGACACACACGGCGGCAGGCAGCAGGGGCAGTTCGCGGATCATGTGATCCCGGGTCTGTAACGTCTCTTCGGTGAGTCGCTGTTGGCGGTCGCGCTCTTGAATGGCTTGTGCCATTTGGTCGAAGGTGCAAGCGAGCTGGCCCAGCTCATCCTTGCCGTGCCGGAGACCTGTGCGGGCGCTGAGCACGCCGCTGGCCAACCGATCGCTGGCTCGGACCAACGCCTTCACGGGCCGAATGACCAGGAACGTGCTCCCCGCCCATCCGAGCGTGAACGCAAAGCCGGCGGCAACGCCAATCCAGCTTAGACTCTGAATCAGCGCACGGTTTGGTCCAGCAAAGAGGACATGTTTCGGAATGCTCAAAATGGTGCCCACCACTTCCGGCACCAGTTGACTGTCCCTGCACGCAAATGCAAAGAAAGCGGGAGCGCCGCTGGTGTCCTTGGCCTCCACGATACCATCCTTTTGACTGAAGACTGTCTTTACCAATGCGGGATTCGGGAAACGGTGGCCGCTCGAAAGCCTTGACGCGGGATAACGCACGAGTATTGTGCCGTCGCGGTCAATCTCCGTCCAAGTCGCCCTGGGCCGAATTCGCGCCGAGAGTTCTGATCTGGCGCGTCCCAGCCACTCCAGCTTGACAGTAGCAACCACCATAGCTTGGACGCGCCTGGATTCGTCGAAGACTGGATAGCCAAAAGAGACGGCCGGCTTGCCGCTTCCGGCATCAACTGCGTAATCGCCGATCGCAAATCGTCCGCCACCTGCGAGCACCCGCCGGAACAACCTGCGATTTGCCTCATCACCGGGTTCGATATACGTGCGGGCGCTGGCCAGCACATCATTGTTGCTGTTAATCACCCCCAGGTTGGCGTAGCTTGGGTAGCTTGCGAACACGTCGTTCAACGCCGACTTGCAGGCCTCGCGGTTGCCCGAGCGCACCGCGGACATCTTCGAGACCCTAACCAGCAATTCCCGGCTCTGTTTGAGCAAGGCCTGCTCTGCCTGGTGGGCGAGCGGGACCATCTCATGGGCCTGCTCTTTCCACACAGACTTAACGCGTCGCCTTTCTTTAGCCGCGGAATGCAGCGCCACACCAACTAGTGGCGCGCACACCAGCAGAACTAGCAGTAACAGGCGAAAGCGCAGGCCAAAGATGATCCTGCTTATAGCATTCATCGCCTTTCGCACAGTGTAATGTAGCACGGACCAGCGGCTTGCAAAGCGCGCTCTGCTGGAATGCTACCGCCGCCCAAGGCCGGATTCAGTCGTCGGTCCCCGAGTAAGGTTTCCGCTTGCGCCGGGTGTGGGCCTGTCGCATGGTGCCCAGGAGAGAATGAAGATTTTACTTTCGCCACAGAGCTTGCTCGAATCGGTCTGCGCAATCAGCTTGGTTCTGGGCACCCTGAACTTGTATGCCTCGGAACCGGTTATGCCCGCATTGAACCTCCTGGCCAGCCAACGACCTCTTGTCATTGCCCATCGCGGGTATTCCGACTTTGCGCCGGAAAATACGCTGCCGGCCTTCAAGCTCGCCGTGGGGGCCGGGGCTGATCTCGTTGAGCTGGACTATCATTGCACCGAGGATGGCAAGCTGGTGGTCATCCACGATCACGTGCTGGATCGCACTACGGACGCCACGAACCGGTGGTCGCAGAGGAAGATCAAGGTGGAGACGAAGACCGCGGCGGAAATTCAGAGCCTCGATGCGGGCAGTTGGTTCGATGCAAAGTATGCCGGCACACGCATCTTGATGTTGGCGGAGGCGCTGGACGTGATTCAAGCCGGCGGGGTGACTTTGGTTGAGCGAAAGACTGGTGCTCCGGCCGATTGCATCAAACTGCTGCGGGAAAAGGACCTAATCAACCGGGTGATAGTTCAGTCGTTTGATTGGGAGTACCTGCGCGGCTTTCATGACCAGGAGCCGGCCCAAGTGCTCGGGGCACTTGGGCCTCCGGAACGATTCGCTGACGGGAAGAAGCCAGCCGGCGTTGCCAAAGAGCTTAGCGTTATTTGGCTGGACGAACTTGGCAAGACCGGGGCGAAAGTTGTGGTTTGGAACCGCCAGGTTTCCAAGGAGGCTGTGCGCGCCGCCCACCGGCGGGGACTTAAGGTTTGGGTCTACACCATCAATGAACTGGAACTTGCCAACGACCTGCTCGATATGGGCGTGGACGGCCTCATCACGAACAACACGTCCTTGATGTGGAAGGCGCTCGCGCTGCGCGCGAGTTAACGGTCCCGACTACTCTTTCTTTGCCGCCTTCACCTCGAGGTGGAGGTCGCGCAACTGGCGCGCCGACACGGGCGCAGGCGACTCGGTCATAAGGCAGGTTCCCTTGGCAGTTTTTGGGAACGCAATCACGTCCCGGATGCTGGTCGTGCCGCAGAGAATCGCGCATAGCCGGTCAAAGCCAAGGGCAATGCCACCATGCGGCGGGGCGCCGTACCGGAAGGCGTCCAGCATGTAACCGAACCGCAACCTGGTTTCCTCCGGGGGAATTTGCAGCACCTCTTCAAACACGGTCTTCTGCACGTCCGGCTGGTGGATACGAATTGAACCGCCACCCAATTCCACACCGTTCACGACCATGTCGTAGTGCTGGCCGCGCACCTTCTTCGGATCCGTTCTGAGCATCGGAATATCCTCGGCAACCGGCGCGGTGAACGGGTGATGGCTGGAATAC contains:
- a CDS encoding Ig-like domain-containing protein — encoded protein: MNPRHQRRIRDLFQLDRSGDSSRRLACLRSLFRSFGTVLIGATLASSSHGGSAVTLAWDPSPSTGIAGYRLYLGPASRNYTNVIPAGKALTVTASNLVQGATYYFAVTAFSTNGLESDYSSEVNCTIPGPSAPPSIWLTSPANGAGFLAPATINVAASVNPNGASITSVQFYVQGSSGTKMLGARSSAPYTFSWVDVGPGSYSLTALAVYSSGSTVASAPVSVTVTHVPQPSIALTSPAHGAVYSPPATIPLTASVVSNGCLITQVQFYNGTKLLGSDGVPPYSYSWNNVSAGSYGVSAKVIYGSGSMVSSAAANVSVAAAQPPSGTTFAADSGTFSAPFIASNGTLSQLALTGVNNGGRAAYNFNIVHAGNYLVSALVRAPNDGQNSFYVNIDAEPTDPLMIWDIPVSTSLTKQTVSWRGNGNGAPASSQYAPKVFALSAGAHQLIIRGREANTTLGTISILAMPPKLQVHAVPGGSVTLTATGQPGQSYKVVCSQDLRTWAIIGTMTLGANGLGEFTDPVGNCQKSRIYRLEDIPVALPAELQVQTSAGGPVILSGTGQKGQTYSILSSQDLNTWTAIGTTTIDSGGSFTFTDPSGSTRPNRLYRLQKQ
- a CDS encoding response regulator transcription factor; the encoded protein is MKPKSPKPIRVVLADDHPIVRGGISQALRELPGVELVGEANDGREAIDLAKSAHPNLILMDISMPGLNGLEATERIVKACPQSHVIILSRHDDDQYVWRALKVGARGYVLKKAVIAELKVAVQRVAGGEIYLSREIETRLRNQLPLHQIAHARSPVEQLSARQREILQLIAEGQTTKAIALTLKVSPKTVEYHRAKLMQRLNIFDIPGLVRFALKTGLASQES
- a CDS encoding histidine kinase, which gives rise to MNAISRIIFGLRFRLLLLVLLVCAPLVGVALHSAAKERRRVKSVWKEQAHEMVPLAHQAEQALLKQSRELLVRVSKMSAVRSGNREACKSALNDVFASYPSYANLGVINSNNDVLASARTYIEPGDEANRRLFRRVLAGGGRFAIGDYAVDAGSGKPAVSFGYPVFDESRRVQAMVVATVKLEWLGRARSELSARIRPRATWTEIDRDGTILVRYPASRLSSGHRFPNPALVKTVFSQKDGIVEAKDTSGAPAFFAFACRDSQLVPEVVGTILSIPKHVLFAGPNRALIQSLSWIGVAAGFAFTLGWAGSTFLVIRPVKALVRASDRLASGVLSARTGLRHGKDELGQLACTFDQMAQAIQERDRQQRLTEETLQTRDHMIRELPLLPAAVCVCDQFGSLQLYNHTAVEMWGYDPGDQAPNHRYCGAQLLFYPDGMPMPHAESPAAEVLRTGTPLRNRELIIGRPDGTRVPVLANVVPLRDSEGLIIGVVSCYQDISDRKRSEARLLESNEKLQLLSRRLVESQETERRHIARELHDEVGQTLTVAEMNLQAVVQSSRGTSLRVRLKESLQAVERVLGQVRDLSLNLRPSMLDDLGLEPALRWYINRQAAAAGLQVEFQADTLDQRLDPVVETACFRIAQEALTNVSRHARAHSVKVELQRQNGFLHLFVRDDGIGFDAAAVRERAVLGASLGLLSMEERATLTDGGFECKSAPGQGSEIHAWFPLRWRTTEA
- a CDS encoding glycerophosphodiester phosphodiesterase family protein, translating into MKILLSPQSLLESVCAISLVLGTLNLYASEPVMPALNLLASQRPLVIAHRGYSDFAPENTLPAFKLAVGAGADLVELDYHCTEDGKLVVIHDHVLDRTTDATNRWSQRKIKVETKTAAEIQSLDAGSWFDAKYAGTRILMLAEALDVIQAGGVTLVERKTGAPADCIKLLREKDLINRVIVQSFDWEYLRGFHDQEPAQVLGALGPPERFADGKKPAGVAKELSVIWLDELGKTGAKVVVWNRQVSKEAVRAAHRRGLKVWVYTINELELANDLLDMGVDGLITNNTSLMWKALALRAS